One segment of Bacillus horti DNA contains the following:
- the rpsP gene encoding 30S ribosomal protein S16, which produces MAVKIRLKRMGAHKKPFYRLVVADSRSPRDGRFIEEIGTYNPVAQPALVDINEEKALQWLQNGAKPSDTVRNLFSNAGILTKFHESKQK; this is translated from the coding sequence ATGGCAGTAAAAATTCGTTTAAAACGTATGGGTGCTCATAAAAAACCTTTTTATCGTTTAGTAGTAGCAGATTCTCGTTCACCTCGTGACGGTCGTTTCATCGAGGAGATCGGTACGTACAATCCTGTAGCACAGCCTGCATTGGTTGATATCAACGAAGAGAAAGCTCTTCAATGGCTACAAAATGGAGCAAAACCTTCTGATACAGTACGTAATCTTTTCAGCAACGCTGGTATTTTAACGAAGTTCCACGAGTCTAAACAAAAGTAA
- the trmD gene encoding tRNA (guanosine(37)-N1)-methyltransferase TrmD, translated as MKPLKLHVFTLFPEMFEGVLGSSILGKAEQKELVSYHIVNFREYAQNKHSQVDDYPYGGGGGMILKPEPLFHAVEDVLGFTPHKSQKKRPRIILLCPQGEPYTQAKAEELAQEDELLFICGHYEGYDERIRTHLVTDEISIGDYVLTGGELASMVIIDSVVRLREGALGNEQSAKTDSYSTGLLEYPQYTRPADFDGMKVPDVLLSGHHANIEEWRRKESLFRTWQRRRDLLESYSLSEQEKAWIAEFEKTQTSE; from the coding sequence ATGAAGCCATTAAAGCTACATGTTTTCACCTTATTTCCTGAAATGTTCGAGGGTGTCCTAGGCTCAAGTATTTTGGGCAAGGCGGAGCAAAAAGAGCTCGTTTCCTATCATATAGTTAACTTCAGAGAGTATGCTCAAAACAAGCACTCACAGGTGGACGATTATCCATATGGAGGAGGAGGGGGGATGATTTTAAAACCCGAGCCTCTTTTTCACGCTGTCGAGGATGTCCTTGGTTTTACCCCACATAAGTCGCAGAAAAAGCGTCCCAGGATTATACTACTTTGTCCTCAAGGAGAGCCGTATACCCAAGCGAAGGCAGAAGAGCTGGCTCAAGAGGATGAGCTATTATTCATTTGCGGGCACTATGAAGGATATGACGAGCGTATTAGGACTCATTTAGTTACAGATGAAATATCTATTGGTGACTATGTGCTGACTGGTGGAGAGCTTGCTTCCATGGTAATTATTGATAGCGTCGTTCGTCTTCGTGAAGGGGCACTAGGGAACGAGCAGTCGGCCAAGACAGATTCCTATAGTACAGGCTTACTTGAATATCCGCAATATACCCGCCCGGCAGATTTCGATGGGATGAAGGTTCCTGATGTGCTTCTTTCAGGTCATCATGCTAACATTGAGGAATGGAGACGTAAGGAGTCCTTGTTTCGTACCTGGCAAAGGAGAAGGGACTTATTAGAATCCTATTCCCTTAGTGAACAGGAAAAAGCATGGATAGCCGAGTTTGAAAAAACACAGACATCAGAATAA
- the smc gene encoding chromosome segregation protein SMC, producing the protein MYLKRLELYGFKSFADRTELEFVPGVTAVVGPNGSGKSNVSDSIRWVLGEQSAKSLRGAKMEDIIFAGSDTRKPVNYGEVTLVLDNSDQALPVDYDEVAITRRVYRSGDSEYLLNKQTCRLKDITELFMDTGLGKEAYSIIGQGRIEEILSTKSEDRRGIFEEAAGVVKYKSRKKEAERKLDETAANLVRIQDIIYEIEEQIEPLKEQSDKAKAYKTLKKELTAKEISTYVYSIETLHEKWEQATSALEVLKQQQNELSVAVNQEDAKLEQLKWHVSQIEQKLEQFQQQLLNVTEEVEKLEGQREVLRERKKNFSTNKQDILERIEALKQRQALNLVELEGEEKERLGVKKSVDETKQQLADLEDTLSQFSQNVDERLEKLKGDYIEILNEQASIKNDVRHVSQTILQNEGRMERLHNEHKHSIQEREKLQQDVQEKEKHVQGVTAEIHQARELYQQQASRRKEILSTVDQDEAKLRNYMNQYEKLTGRRQFLVDMKEEFNGFFQGVKEVLKARESQLKGIDGAVAELIQVPKDMEVAIETALGAALQHVVVKDEGAAREAIQFLKNRRLGRATFLPRSVIKARSLGASELNTLKQSEDFVGVAQDLIQFDANYQQVVGNLLGHVVIMKSLKAANEAAKKLQYRFRFVTLDGDVVNPGGSMTGGSQKQNQSNLLGRDREIEKLEVEIEKAEEAIQEKKEELQHERLKVQGIDQELEQLRTKGEELKEVEQQKKEELHALQFSLKHLDEKLRLYDDDMLTFTSEKEAAEQRKIEAEARLVQLTEETKRTEEEMQELETNKKQSAQIKEEKGQQITQLKVELARRLEEYNGLKRNVERLQATQEQLNQEWTEAQENLQRLEGNLHQQDDEGDALDRAIQESKEQKDHVTVQIHSLRQERKGLQHEGDELEIKLKELRKELRVAEEESHKEEVKANRLDVELENYLTLLREEYELSFEAAKESYPLEDEYEVVKREVERLKRDIQLLGTVNLGAIEEYERVVERYDFLKRQEDDLIQAKNTLYDVISEMDEEMSKRFKETFDLVREQFVDVFQQLFGGGRADLILSVPENLLNTGIDIVAQPPGKKLQHLALLSGGEKALTAIALLFAILRIKPVPFCVLDEVEAALDEANVSRFAHYLREFRENTQFIVITHRKGTMEGADVLYGITMQESGVSNLVSVKLEESERIATA; encoded by the coding sequence ATGTACCTCAAGAGATTAGAGCTTTACGGGTTTAAATCCTTTGCCGATCGGACGGAGCTTGAATTTGTCCCAGGTGTAACGGCTGTTGTAGGACCTAACGGGAGTGGGAAAAGTAATGTATCTGATTCGATCCGCTGGGTATTAGGTGAGCAGTCAGCCAAGTCTCTTCGTGGAGCAAAGATGGAGGATATAATTTTTGCTGGAAGTGATACAAGAAAGCCAGTGAACTATGGTGAGGTTACCTTGGTTCTAGATAACTCGGATCAAGCCCTGCCGGTGGATTACGATGAGGTGGCTATTACTAGAAGAGTTTATCGTTCGGGAGATAGTGAATATCTGTTGAATAAGCAGACTTGTCGCTTGAAGGATATCACTGAGCTTTTTATGGACACCGGATTAGGGAAGGAAGCTTACTCAATCATTGGGCAGGGACGTATTGAGGAAATCCTGAGCACGAAATCTGAGGATCGCCGTGGAATCTTTGAAGAAGCGGCTGGTGTCGTTAAATATAAAAGTAGGAAAAAAGAGGCTGAAAGAAAGCTTGACGAAACAGCAGCTAACCTCGTTAGGATTCAGGATATTATCTACGAAATTGAGGAACAAATAGAGCCGCTTAAAGAGCAATCAGATAAGGCAAAGGCGTACAAAACGCTTAAGAAGGAATTAACAGCAAAGGAAATTAGTACGTACGTCTATTCCATTGAAACGCTACATGAAAAATGGGAGCAAGCAACCTCTGCGCTTGAAGTGCTCAAGCAACAGCAAAATGAGCTTTCTGTCGCGGTGAATCAAGAGGATGCAAAGCTTGAGCAATTGAAATGGCATGTCAGTCAGATTGAGCAGAAGCTTGAACAGTTCCAGCAGCAGCTATTGAATGTGACGGAAGAAGTGGAGAAGCTAGAGGGTCAGCGTGAGGTTCTCAGGGAGAGAAAAAAGAACTTCTCCACGAACAAACAGGATATTCTAGAGAGAATTGAGGCGTTAAAGCAGAGACAAGCGTTAAATCTGGTGGAGCTTGAAGGTGAGGAAAAGGAAAGGCTAGGTGTGAAAAAATCTGTTGATGAGACGAAGCAGCAGCTAGCCGATTTAGAGGACACATTAAGCCAGTTTTCTCAGAATGTAGATGAGCGACTTGAAAAGCTTAAAGGAGACTACATTGAGATTTTAAATGAGCAGGCTTCGATAAAAAATGATGTGCGTCATGTGAGTCAAACGATCCTCCAAAATGAAGGGAGAATGGAAAGGCTGCATAATGAGCATAAGCATTCTATACAAGAACGTGAAAAGCTACAGCAGGACGTGCAGGAGAAAGAGAAGCATGTTCAAGGTGTTACAGCAGAGATTCATCAGGCTCGTGAGTTGTACCAGCAGCAGGCCTCTAGGCGTAAGGAGATCCTGTCAACTGTGGATCAGGACGAAGCAAAGCTACGGAACTATATGAATCAATATGAAAAGCTTACGGGGCGAAGACAGTTCCTTGTGGATATGAAGGAGGAATTTAACGGCTTCTTCCAAGGAGTCAAGGAGGTTCTAAAAGCCAGGGAATCACAGCTGAAAGGAATCGACGGAGCAGTTGCTGAGCTGATTCAGGTTCCTAAGGATATGGAGGTTGCCATTGAGACGGCTTTAGGTGCAGCCTTACAGCATGTCGTGGTGAAGGATGAAGGAGCCGCTAGAGAAGCGATTCAGTTTTTGAAGAATCGTCGTTTGGGTCGGGCTACCTTTCTACCACGCAGCGTTATTAAAGCACGCTCTTTAGGAGCGTCTGAGCTTAACACGTTAAAGCAGTCTGAGGATTTCGTTGGTGTGGCTCAGGATCTCATACAATTTGACGCGAATTACCAGCAGGTCGTTGGTAATCTTCTTGGACATGTTGTGATTATGAAGAGCTTGAAGGCCGCGAATGAAGCGGCGAAAAAGCTACAATATCGCTTTCGCTTTGTCACTCTAGATGGAGATGTTGTTAACCCTGGAGGTTCCATGACGGGGGGAAGCCAAAAGCAAAATCAATCGAACCTGCTTGGTCGAGATCGAGAAATTGAGAAGCTAGAGGTGGAGATAGAGAAGGCTGAGGAAGCGATTCAGGAGAAGAAGGAAGAGCTTCAGCATGAGCGGCTTAAGGTTCAGGGGATTGATCAGGAGCTTGAACAGCTTAGGACAAAAGGTGAGGAGCTAAAGGAAGTAGAGCAGCAGAAAAAGGAAGAGCTACACGCTCTACAATTCTCACTTAAGCATCTGGATGAAAAGCTACGTCTATATGATGACGATATGCTTACGTTTACCTCTGAGAAGGAAGCTGCTGAACAACGTAAAATAGAGGCTGAAGCAAGGCTGGTACAGTTAACAGAAGAAACGAAGCGTACCGAGGAAGAGATGCAGGAGCTAGAAACGAATAAAAAGCAGTCTGCCCAAATCAAAGAGGAAAAAGGGCAGCAAATCACGCAGCTTAAGGTTGAATTGGCTCGTAGGCTTGAGGAGTACAACGGACTGAAGAGGAATGTTGAGAGACTACAAGCGACACAGGAGCAGCTCAATCAAGAATGGACAGAAGCACAGGAAAATCTTCAGCGGCTTGAAGGGAATCTTCATCAGCAGGATGATGAAGGTGACGCTCTTGATCGGGCGATTCAAGAAAGCAAGGAGCAGAAGGATCATGTGACTGTACAGATACATTCGTTACGCCAAGAAAGAAAAGGATTGCAGCATGAAGGGGATGAGCTTGAGATTAAGCTTAAAGAGCTACGCAAAGAGCTACGAGTGGCGGAGGAAGAATCGCATAAGGAAGAGGTTAAGGCGAATCGTTTAGACGTTGAGCTGGAAAATTACCTTACTTTGTTGCGCGAGGAGTACGAGCTTAGCTTTGAGGCGGCGAAGGAAAGCTATCCATTAGAGGATGAATATGAAGTGGTCAAGCGTGAGGTTGAACGACTGAAAAGAGATATTCAGCTGCTTGGCACGGTGAATCTTGGAGCGATTGAGGAATATGAGCGAGTTGTCGAGCGCTACGATTTCCTAAAGCGTCAGGAGGATGACCTGATTCAAGCAAAGAATACGCTATATGACGTGATTTCAGAAATGGATGAGGAGATGTCTAAGCGTTTTAAAGAAACGTTTGACCTTGTTCGTGAGCAGTTTGTTGATGTATTCCAACAGCTCTTCGGAGGTGGACGAGCAGATCTAATTCTCTCTGTTCCCGAAAATCTTTTGAACACAGGAATAGATATTGTTGCTCAGCCTCCGGGTAAAAAGCTCCAGCATTTAGCATTATTATCTGGTGGAGAAAAAGCGTTGACCGCAATTGCTTTACTTTTTGCGATACTAAGGATTAAGCCTGTTCCCTTCTGTGTGCTTGATGAGGTTGAGGCTGCTTTAGACGAAGCAAACGTCTCTAGGTTTGCTCACTATTTGCGTGAGTTTAGAGAAAACACACAATTCATTGTCATTACTCACCGTAAAGGAACAATGGAAGGAGCCGATGTCCTGTATGGGATAACCATGCAAGAGTCTGGTGTTTCTAACCTAGTATCCGTTAAACTAGAGGAGTCGGAGCGTATTGCTACGGCTTAA
- the ffh gene encoding signal recognition particle protein, protein MAFEGLADRLQETLKKIRGKGKVSEEDVTQMMREVRIALLEADVNFKVVKDFINRVKERAIGQEVLKSLTPGQQVIKVVNEELTALMGGEQSKIAAAHKPPTVIMMVGLQGAGKTTSTGKLAKHLQKQNRNPLLVAGDIYRPAAIKQLQVLGEQLNAPVFTLGDQVSPVEIAKQAIVKAKEEHYDYVLIDTAGRLHIDDTLMDELNQIKTEVKPDEILLVVDSMTGQDAVNVAESFNAQLELTGVVLTKLDGDTRGGAALSVKAITGKPIKFAGMGEKLDALEPFFPDRMASRILGMGDVLTLIEKAQSSVDKEKAAELERKMRKMEFTFDDFLDQLDQVKKMGPLEDILGMMPGANKIKGLKGMQVDDKALGKVEAIVRSMTVEEKSKPEVINASRRKRIALGSGTSVQDVNRLLKQFEDMKKMMKQMTQMASSKKKKKGFKFPFMP, encoded by the coding sequence ATGGCTTTTGAAGGATTAGCCGACCGACTGCAAGAGACATTAAAGAAGATTCGCGGTAAGGGAAAGGTTAGCGAGGAAGACGTTACCCAAATGATGCGTGAAGTACGGATCGCTCTTTTGGAGGCGGACGTTAACTTTAAGGTCGTTAAGGATTTCATCAACCGAGTGAAGGAACGCGCTATAGGTCAAGAAGTCTTGAAGAGCTTGACCCCTGGTCAGCAGGTTATCAAGGTTGTTAATGAAGAGTTGACAGCGCTTATGGGTGGCGAGCAGAGTAAGATTGCTGCTGCACATAAACCACCAACTGTTATTATGATGGTGGGTCTGCAAGGGGCTGGTAAGACAACCTCGACAGGTAAGCTAGCTAAGCATTTACAAAAGCAGAATCGCAATCCTTTGCTAGTGGCTGGAGATATTTATCGTCCGGCAGCGATCAAACAGCTTCAGGTGCTAGGTGAGCAGTTAAATGCTCCGGTTTTCACGCTTGGAGATCAAGTTAGCCCTGTTGAAATTGCCAAGCAGGCGATTGTTAAGGCGAAGGAAGAGCATTATGATTATGTGCTGATTGATACAGCAGGTCGTCTACATATTGACGATACACTGATGGATGAGTTAAACCAAATCAAGACTGAGGTTAAACCGGATGAGATCCTGTTAGTTGTCGATTCGATGACGGGGCAGGATGCAGTGAATGTAGCTGAAAGCTTTAATGCACAGCTTGAACTCACTGGTGTGGTTCTGACGAAGCTCGATGGAGATACTCGTGGTGGTGCTGCTTTATCTGTTAAAGCGATCACAGGTAAGCCAATTAAGTTTGCCGGTATGGGTGAAAAGCTTGATGCCTTAGAACCTTTCTTCCCAGATCGAATGGCTTCTAGAATTTTAGGGATGGGGGATGTTCTTACCCTCATTGAGAAGGCACAATCGAGTGTTGATAAGGAAAAGGCAGCTGAGCTTGAACGTAAAATGCGCAAGATGGAGTTTACGTTTGATGATTTCCTAGATCAGCTTGATCAGGTTAAGAAAATGGGTCCTCTTGAGGATATCCTTGGGATGATGCCTGGAGCTAATAAGATCAAAGGTCTTAAAGGCATGCAGGTGGATGATAAAGCCCTAGGTAAGGTGGAAGCGATTGTGCGTTCCATGACCGTTGAAGAAAAGAGCAAACCTGAAGTGATCAATGCTAGCCGCAGAAAAAGAATTGCCTTAGGAAGCGGTACGTCCGTACAGGATGTTAACCGATTACTTAAGCAATTCGAGGACATGAAGAAAATGATGAAACAAATGACACAAATGGCTTCTTCGAAAAAGAAGAAGAAGGGCTTCAAATTCCCTTTCATGCCATAA
- a CDS encoding KH domain-containing protein — translation MNDLIETIARALVDHPEDVSVSEKESDRSITYQLTVHPDDVGKVIGKQGRIAKALRTVVYASATKLEKKVYIDIQ, via the coding sequence ATGAATGATTTGATTGAGACAATCGCTAGAGCTCTTGTTGATCATCCAGAAGACGTCAGTGTTTCTGAGAAGGAATCTGACCGCAGCATCACGTATCAGCTTACTGTACACCCTGACGATGTTGGCAAGGTGATCGGCAAGCAAGGACGCATTGCTAAAGCGTTGCGCACCGTTGTGTATGCTTCAGCTACAAAGCTGGAGAAAAAAGTATATATTGACATTCAGTAG
- the rimM gene encoding ribosome maturation factor RimM (Essential for efficient processing of 16S rRNA) codes for MNKLFKVGKIVNTHGIRGEVRVLTTSDFKEERYRKGNVLYIVKDVKSTEAASVTIESHRVHKNFDLLMFEGHPSINDVEKYKGSFLMVTEDDRVELTEGEYYYSDIIGCEVITEDGEALGKIKEIISTGANDVWVIQRYAQGKDILIPYIEDVVKDIQLANKTITIHVLEGLLE; via the coding sequence TTGAATAAGCTTTTTAAGGTTGGAAAAATTGTAAATACACATGGCATTCGTGGTGAAGTTAGAGTACTGACTACGTCTGATTTTAAAGAAGAGCGTTACCGAAAGGGAAACGTTTTATATATCGTTAAGGATGTAAAAAGCACTGAGGCTGCTTCTGTAACTATTGAAAGTCACCGGGTACATAAGAATTTTGATTTATTAATGTTTGAGGGTCATCCGTCCATTAATGATGTGGAGAAATATAAGGGTTCATTTCTGATGGTAACAGAGGATGATCGTGTGGAGTTAACAGAAGGGGAATATTACTACAGCGATATTATTGGCTGTGAAGTCATTACTGAAGATGGGGAAGCGTTAGGGAAGATCAAGGAGATTATCTCTACAGGTGCGAATGATGTGTGGGTTATTCAGCGTTATGCTCAAGGAAAGGATATCTTGATTCCCTACATTGAAGATGTCGTTAAGGATATTCAGCTTGCCAATAAAACCATTACCATTCATGTGTTAGAGGGATTGTTAGAATGA
- a CDS encoding putative DNA-binding protein: MLEKTTRVNLLYDFYHGLLTEKQRLYTELYYVDDLSLSEIAEQYQVSRQAVFDNVKRVEQLLEHFEQELQLMQKHTIREDMLDELSTLLEQDRELDVHRLKNIITALKNVD; this comes from the coding sequence ATGCTAGAAAAAACAACCCGAGTCAACCTTTTATATGATTTTTATCATGGTCTATTAACGGAGAAGCAGCGTTTATATACAGAGCTTTACTATGTAGATGATCTGTCATTAAGCGAGATTGCGGAGCAATATCAGGTTAGTAGACAGGCTGTTTTTGATAATGTAAAGCGAGTGGAGCAGCTGCTGGAGCATTTTGAGCAGGAATTGCAGCTGATGCAGAAGCATACCATTCGTGAGGATATGCTTGATGAGCTGTCAACGCTACTGGAGCAAGATAGAGAGCTAGACGTTCACAGGCTTAAAAACATCATTACTGCACTTAAAAATGTAGACTAG
- a CDS encoding YlqD family protein, protein MKIKRPVHIKVILTESSKKELETEYAEKLSQNKIELEQLRFQGKKLLHDAGKKGAEFVRSVQERLQQEEKKKQEYIEQVLFQIEQLELLPIGTEILHSTIEGDVDVRVGDSWDHLMNQTEIIIKDGVVHEIREGRDKVE, encoded by the coding sequence ATGAAAATTAAGAGACCTGTTCATATTAAAGTCATCCTTACGGAGAGCTCTAAGAAGGAATTAGAGACAGAATACGCTGAAAAGCTGAGTCAAAACAAAATAGAACTCGAGCAGCTTCGCTTCCAAGGAAAAAAGCTGCTTCATGACGCTGGGAAAAAAGGAGCCGAGTTTGTTCGTTCTGTTCAGGAAAGACTTCAGCAGGAAGAGAAAAAGAAGCAGGAATACATAGAACAGGTTCTTTTTCAGATCGAGCAACTAGAGCTACTACCTATTGGTACAGAAATTCTTCATAGTACGATAGAAGGGGATGTTGATGTACGGGTAGGAGACTCTTGGGATCATCTCATGAACCAAACGGAAATTATTATTAAAGACGGTGTTGTTCATGAGATTAGAGAAGGAAGGGATAAGGTTGAATAA
- the ftsY gene encoding signal recognition particle-docking protein FtsY, whose amino-acid sequence MSFFKKLKEKITAQTESVTNKFKEGLEKTRNSFAEKVNDLVSRYRKVDEEFFEELEEILIQADVGVNTVLELVEDIKKEAKRRKLEDSSQIRPLISEKLTELLKKAEEDNALNMAASGLTIVLIVGVNGVGKTTTIGKLSHRLKSEGKKVVLAAGDTFRAGAIEQLEVWGQRAGVDVVKHKEGSDPAAVVYDAIQAAKSREADVLICDTAGRLQNKTNLMDELNKVYRVVQREVPEAPHETLLVLDSTTGQNALSQARTFGKSAGVTGLVLTKLDGTAKGGIVIAIRNELDIPVKFVGLGEQMDDLQVFDAEQFIHGLFSDLVDEEVEKEDNA is encoded by the coding sequence ATGAGTTTTTTTAAAAAGCTAAAAGAGAAAATTACCGCTCAAACCGAATCGGTAACAAATAAATTTAAAGAGGGCTTGGAGAAAACAAGGAACTCTTTTGCTGAAAAAGTAAATGACCTTGTCAGCCGCTACCGTAAAGTAGACGAAGAGTTTTTCGAGGAGTTAGAGGAAATTCTGATTCAGGCTGATGTTGGTGTTAATACGGTACTAGAATTAGTTGAGGATATTAAGAAGGAAGCTAAGAGGAGAAAGCTTGAGGATAGCTCCCAAATTCGCCCTCTTATCTCCGAAAAGCTGACAGAGCTACTGAAAAAAGCGGAGGAAGATAACGCTCTAAACATGGCAGCAAGTGGTTTAACGATTGTTCTTATTGTAGGTGTGAACGGTGTAGGGAAAACAACAACGATTGGAAAGCTTTCTCACCGTTTGAAGTCTGAAGGGAAGAAAGTCGTTCTAGCAGCTGGAGATACGTTTCGTGCAGGAGCCATTGAGCAGTTAGAGGTGTGGGGTCAACGAGCTGGTGTTGATGTGGTTAAACATAAGGAAGGAAGTGACCCTGCAGCTGTTGTCTATGATGCGATTCAAGCAGCAAAATCAAGGGAAGCTGACGTGCTGATCTGTGATACTGCAGGAAGGTTGCAGAACAAAACAAATCTTATGGATGAGCTTAACAAGGTATATCGTGTTGTTCAAAGAGAGGTTCCAGAAGCACCACATGAAACACTTCTTGTGTTGGATTCAACAACGGGACAGAATGCTCTTTCTCAAGCTAGAACATTTGGTAAGTCAGCTGGAGTTACAGGTCTTGTATTGACCAAGCTTGACGGTACAGCCAAGGGTGGTATCGTTATTGCTATCCGTAATGAGCTAGACATTCCAGTTAAGTTTGTAGGTCTGGGGGAGCAAATGGATGATTTGCAGGTGTTTGATGCTGAGCAGTTTATCCATGGACTCTTCTCTGACTTGGTTGATGAGGAAGTAGAGAAAGAAGATAACGCATAG
- the lepB gene encoding signal peptidase I — MSSEQETSDGEESREDEWPEETEGNTATKKEKNETWEWVKALGIAIIIAVVIRMFLFAPIVVDGTSMVPTLQHNERLIVNKAIYYLQEPKRGDILVFHAELNKDWIKRVIGEPGDIVEVRNDELYINGERMNEPYLDESKALASGALTNDFYEEVPEGHIFVMGDNRQNSRDSRSIGSISIDTVVGRADIVFWPFSDFQFVKRAYWDDSADVQ; from the coding sequence ATATCGAGTGAGCAAGAAACTTCCGATGGAGAGGAATCACGAGAGGATGAATGGCCGGAGGAAACGGAAGGAAACACAGCTACAAAAAAAGAGAAAAATGAAACCTGGGAATGGGTCAAAGCATTAGGAATTGCTATCATTATTGCTGTTGTTATCCGCATGTTTTTATTTGCTCCAATTGTCGTGGATGGGACGTCTATGGTTCCCACTCTTCAACATAATGAGCGTTTAATTGTAAATAAGGCTATTTACTACCTTCAGGAGCCAAAGCGAGGGGATATTTTAGTTTTCCACGCTGAGCTGAACAAGGATTGGATCAAACGAGTGATTGGTGAGCCAGGAGATATTGTAGAGGTTAGAAATGATGAGCTATATATCAATGGTGAACGAATGAATGAGCCTTATTTAGATGAATCTAAAGCGTTAGCTTCCGGTGCTTTAACAAATGATTTTTATGAAGAGGTTCCAGAGGGTCATATTTTTGTAATGGGAGATAATAGACAGAATAGCCGAGACAGTCGAAGTATAGGCTCTATCTCGATCGATACAGTAGTTGGAAGGGCAGATATTGTTTTCTGGCCGTTCTCAGACTTTCAATTTGTGAAACGTGCTTATTGGGATGATAGTGCAGACGTTCAATAG
- a CDS encoding HD domain-containing protein: protein MNTSDVLYGHFTVEPVLEELIQSKPVQRLKGIHQGGASYLVNPTWSVTRYEHSIGVMLLIRKLGGSLEEQIAGLLHDISHTAFSHVIDFVLKNEAEDYHEEIFHSVLTASEIPQMLNRHGYDYKELLLDDSKWTLLEQSAPELCADRIDYTLRDLYTYGHITMAEVQTFLDHLTIIEGKIYLDNLQAAEWFVEAYYKEVIDFFMDPLNIYGYAQLADTLKLALEKKWLYLEDLLETDEVVMNRLRSIQDTNLQAMLERLNNQVKVVEDEVDYEIHRKNKLRLIDPSVLQGDQLVPASTLSENVKEMGDQAYQKASKGTFVRVI from the coding sequence ATGAATACTTCAGACGTACTTTATGGGCATTTTACTGTTGAGCCAGTTCTAGAAGAATTAATTCAATCTAAGCCTGTTCAAAGATTAAAAGGAATTCATCAAGGTGGAGCAAGCTACCTAGTAAATCCAACATGGTCTGTCACCAGATATGAACATTCAATCGGTGTCATGCTTCTAATCCGTAAACTAGGAGGTTCATTAGAAGAACAGATCGCCGGTTTACTGCACGATATTTCCCATACTGCCTTCTCTCATGTTATTGATTTTGTCTTAAAAAATGAAGCAGAGGACTATCATGAAGAGATTTTCCACTCTGTTCTTACAGCTTCAGAAATTCCTCAAATGCTCAACCGCCACGGCTACGATTACAAGGAACTTTTACTTGATGATTCAAAATGGACTTTATTGGAGCAATCAGCACCAGAGCTTTGCGCCGATCGAATAGATTACACATTACGTGATTTATATACATATGGTCATATTACAATGGCAGAGGTTCAAACCTTCCTAGATCATTTGACTATAATAGAAGGAAAAATCTATTTAGATAACCTCCAAGCAGCTGAATGGTTTGTAGAAGCTTATTATAAGGAAGTCATTGATTTTTTTATGGATCCGCTAAATATCTACGGCTATGCTCAGTTGGCTGATACGTTGAAGCTTGCGTTAGAAAAGAAATGGCTTTACTTAGAGGATTTACTTGAAACGGATGAAGTTGTTATGAATAGGCTACGATCTATTCAAGATACAAATTTACAGGCAATGCTTGAAAGGCTTAATAATCAGGTGAAGGTCGTAGAAGATGAGGTAGATTATGAGATTCATCGTAAAAATAAGCTTCGACTGATAGACCCTTCCGTTTTACAAGGAGATCAATTAGTGCCAGCCTCTACTTTATCGGAGAATGTAAAGGAAATGGGAGATCAGGCTTATCAAAAAGCAAGTAAAGGGACGTTTGTGCGAGTTATTTAA
- the rplS gene encoding 50S ribosomal protein L19, protein MNNIIREIEKEQLKSDIPAFRPGDTLRVHVKVIEGTRERIQLFEGVVIRRRGTGISETFVVRKISNGVGVERTFPLHSPKLDKIELVRSGRVRRAKIYYLRQLRGKAARIKEIRR, encoded by the coding sequence ATGAATAACATTATTCGTGAAATCGAAAAAGAACAGTTAAAATCCGATATCCCTGCATTTCGTCCTGGTGACACTTTGCGTGTACACGTAAAGGTTATCGAGGGAACGCGCGAACGTATTCAGCTTTTTGAAGGTGTTGTCATTCGTCGTCGTGGTACTGGGATCAGCGAAACTTTCGTTGTTCGTAAAATCTCTAACGGTGTTGGAGTTGAGCGTACATTCCCATTACATTCGCCGAAGCTAGACAAGATCGAGCTTGTACGTAGCGGTAGAGTGCGTAGAGCGAAGATTTACTACTTACGTCAATTACGTGGTAAAGCTGCTCGTATTAAAGAAATTCGTCGCTAA